From the genome of Nakamurella flavida:
CACGTGCCCGGCGGTGGTCGCCGTGCTCACCGCGCCGCTGGTCAGCGTGTCCTGGTTGTCCTTCGCGGCCTGCTTGATCGAGTCGAACGCGCCGGTCAGTTGGTCCTCGGAGAGCTTGAGCGGTCCGGTGACCAGCCAGTTCCGCACCTGGTCGATACCGGCCGTCACCTGGTCGGCCAGATCACGGGCGCCGGAGATGAGCTGCCGGACGACCAGGAAGATCACGCAGGCGACGAGCAGCAGACCGACCACGAAGACGGTGGTCGCGGCCAGTCCCGGCCGCCAGCCCTGGGTGATCAGGAAGCGCCGTACCGGGTTGAGCAGGGCACTGAGCAGCAGCGCGATGGCGATCGGGATGGTGATCTCGGACAGGAACGCCACCGCGTAGAGCACCACGGCCAGAGCGGCCACCACGACCAGGAACCGCCACGACCAGGCCGCGGCGATGCGCATGCCGGGGGTGACGGAGCCGGTGATGGTGTCCGACGAGGGTTCCGGCCGGGGCGCCGGCGGGAGCTCCGACGAGGGTTCCGACAGGAGTGCCGACGGCGGCTGGTCGGGCGGGGTGGGGGCGGGCACGTTCACGGCGACTCCTGGCGAGCGGGGCTGGACAGGCAACAGTCGCACGGAACCGCCCATCGGTGGCCATCCGTGGGAGCCGGTGGCACCCGGCGCACCTGCTTGACCGACCCGGCCGCGCTCAGCCGATGATGCGTTCCAGCAGGGCCGAGGTGTGTGGCTGCAGCTCGTGCTCGGCGGTCGCCCGCTCCTCCACGTACGCCAGCTTGCCGTCGACGATCCCGTACAGGCGGCTGGCCCCGGTCACCTCGGGGGCGCTGGCCGTCCGGATCACCGCATCGCTCCCGAAGGTCCAGGACGTCAGGGTGCGGGAGGTGCCGTAGAACAGCTCGACCACGCCCTCGGAATGGGCGATGACCAGTTCGATCGTGCCGTCCGGCTGGGGACGCCACCAGCCGACCTCGCGGGCGGCCGGCTCGGGTCGGTCAGCGGGCTCGGGCTTCTCGGCGGACTCGGCCGCCGCAACGTCGCCGGCGGCGGTCTCGTCGTCCCCGTCCGCCACCGGTGCCGGCACGGGCAGCAGCCAGGTGATCGCCTCGTGCCGCAGGAACTCCCGGCCGTCGTGGGAGATGGTGATCTGCTGGCCGTAGCGCCGGGGGACGTCCAGGGTCGGGTAGTTCCACTCGCCCTCGCCGCGCCATACCCCGACGAGCGGGAGCAGCACATGGCAGGCCGGGTTCAGCTCGGCGCCGAGGCGGAGGTTGGCGGTGTCGCCCTCGATCGGGAGGGTCGGCACGTCCTCCAGGTTGAGGGCGGCGGTGCCGGCCGACCGACGGAGGGCGGCTTCGACGGCGGCGTCACCGCTGCCGCGCTGAGCGCCGGGAGCGGGGTCGGTCATCGCTCCGGGGTCTCCAGCTGATCGGACTCCTGCAGCAGGGCGGGGATCGTGTCCCCGGCAGCGGGGTCGACCTCCCGCTCGGCCGCGTTGTGCGGTTCGACCGGAACGCGCTCGCCGGCCGTGGCCTCGGCGGCGACCAGGTCGGCCATGTCCTGGGCGGTCCGCGGGGGACCGGACTCGGGGGTGGTCATCGGTCCTCGCGCAGCAGCCGGTAGACGACGTAGCCCGCGAACCACATGACCGCGATCCCGACGACGACGAGGAGTCCGGTGTAGAAGATTTCCAGCACGGGTCCACCCTAACGGTCCAGGTGACGGGCGGGCCTGCGCGGTGCCCGGGCTCACCACCACGCGGCGGGTGCGGACACGCCGACGCCGCGGCATCCGGAGGGACACCGCGGCGTCGGACCCACCACCCGTGCCGGTGGCCGGGCGGTGGCGGGTCCGGTCGGGGTGGAGCAGGCCGGCCGGACCGACTCGATCAGTCCAGGACGACGTCGACCGAGTACACGCCGGTGGCGGTGGTGACGCTGGCCTGGCCGTTGCCGGAGCGGGACAGGGCGCGCACCGTCCACGAACCGGGCGCGGCGTAGAACCGGAAGTCGCCGGCGGGCGAGCTCACGACCTCGGCGGTGAACTCACCGGTGCCGTCCAGCAGTCGGACGAAGGCCCCGCCCACCGGGTCGGCGCCGTGCAGCACCTTTCCCTGCAGAACCGCCTGGTCGACGGTGTTGGTGCCGGGCGGCAGATCGAGGGTCTGTTCGGGTGCGCCACACATGTCAGGTCCTTCGGGTCGGTGCGGGTCGGGTTTCGGGAACGGGTCGGGCGGAATGCTGCCGGGCAGGGATCAGGACTCGGCGCCGGTCTTGACCGGCACCCCGATCAGCGAGCCGTACTCGGTCCAGGAGCCGTCGTAGTTCTTGACGTTCTTCTTCCCGAGCAGCTCGGCCAGCACGAACCAGGTGTGGCTGGAGCGCTCGCCGATACGGCAGTAGGCGATGGTGTCCTTGCTGTCGTCTAGCCCGACCGACCCGTACAGCTCGGCCAGCTCGGCGTCGGACTTGAAGGTGCCGTCCTCGTTCGCGGCCTTGGACCACGGGACGTTGAGGGCGGTGGGGATGTGGCCGCCGCGCTGGGCCTGCTCCTGCGGGAGGTGCGCCGGAGCGAGCAGCTTGCCCGAGAACTCGTCGGGGGAGCGCACGTCGACCAGGTTCTGGGTGCCGATGGCCGCGACGACCTCGTCGCGGAACGCGCGGATCGACAGGTCCTGCTCGGCCGCGGTGTACGAGGTGGGCGTCCGCTGCGACACGTCGGTGGTGAGCGGACGACCGTCCAGCTCCCACTTCTTGCGGCCGCCGTCGATGAGCTTCACCGCGTCGTGGCCGTAGAGCTTGAAGTACCAGAGGGCGTACGCGGCGAACCAGTTGTTGTTGCCGCCGTAGAGCACCACGGTGTCGTCGTTGGAGATGCCCTTGCTCGAGAGCAGCTTCTCGAAGCCCTCGCGGTCGACGAAGTCGCGGCGGACCGCATCCTGCAGCTCGGTCTTCCAGTTGATCTTCACCGCGCCCGGCAGGTGGCCGGTGTCGTAGGCGCTGGTGTCCTCGTCGACCTCGACGAAGACCAGGCCGGGGGTGTCCAGGTTGTCCTGGGCCCAGGCGGTGGTGACGAGGGAGTCCTCGCGGCTCATGGTGGTGCTCCGTTTCCTTGGGATCGGTGGAACTGGTGCGTGGACGCACGGCCGCAGGGCGCGGCCACGGGGGGAGGAGAGAGGGCAGACCCGGACGGTGAGGTCTCGGGGGTTCCGTCAGACCGCGCGTCGCCGGAGGGGCGGAAGCGGCTGCGGAGAGGTCGACCGGAGGGTCAGACCTGGTGCCCGGAGGGACAACAGAGCGCGCTGCCCACCCGCACGAGGTCGACGGCGCGCCGACTGGTCAGCAACGGGCCCATGGGGTCACGGTATCAGCCCCGGTCAGGGGGCCCCGCCACGGTCGGCGACCGGGCCGGTGGCGGCCGTGGCCCGAGGCGGGCCGGGACGTCAGCGCAGGTCGGCGGCGCGGATGTCGGCGGCGGCGGCGCTGAGCACCAGGTCGCCGTCGACCACGCTCGCCGTCGCGCCGGTGATCGGGAAGGGCAGGCCGGCCAGCGGCACGCTCAGTGAGAGATCCCCGTTCAGCGAGGCGGTGAGGTCACTGGGCAGCGCCGGCCCGTCGGCTCCGGCGCCCAGCCCCTCCACCCGCAGGGTGAGCACGTCGTCGACCACGCTCGCGTCGACCGTGGCGGTGATGCCGACGGTCTGGCCGAGAACCTCGGCGGTGGTGGTCACCGCGATGGCGCCGTCGGCGGCGGGGGCCAGGGTCAGGGCGCGTCCACCGGCGGCCGCGCTCAGGTCGGCCGCGGAGATGACCACCCGGGCCGTCCCCGTGGCGGCGGCCAGGTTGTCGGTGTTGCCCGACAGGGCGTCGGACAGCGGCAGCGTGATGTCGCGGAGGTCGATGGCGACGTCGGCGTTCCGGATCTGCGGTACCTCCAGCCGGTTCACGGTCAGCGTGAGGGCGTCGTAGTTCCCCTGCAGGGCCTGCCACAGGAAGGAGAAGCCGTGGATGCGGGTGCTGACCGGCTCGCCCACGGTCAGCTGGCGCTCGATGGCCTTGCTGATCTCCCGCTGGGCGATCAGCCGCCCACCGACGTCCGCGCCGACCAGCAGCACGAGCAGGACGACGGCGGCGACGATGAGCTTGCGCATGACTGATTGTGGCATCCCGCCGTGTATCGGTGACGTTCCGTGAACGCGCCCTCGGGTGGCCTGTGTGACTCGGCCGACTTTCCCCGCACCCCGGGGGTGGCGGGCCGGTCTGCGCCGGGACGGTGCGTCATCTGCCGTTAGACTTTCCGAAACGTCGCCGACCCGCGCCCACCCCGGTGGGCACCCCGCTCTCGACCGATCCGTCCCGAATCCGTGGACGAGGGGAGATGCTGTGGACCTGCTCCTCCTCACCGGTGACCCCACGTCCGCCGGCGTGCTGCCCGCCCTCGACCTGCTGCCCGTCCGGTTGCGCGCCGCGGCGCCGGAGGCCGCCTCGCTGGTCACCTCCGGTCCGTACGACCTCGTCCTGCTGGACGCCCGGCACGATCTCGCCGCCGCACGCACCCTGTGCCGCCTGCTCGGCGCGGACGGGCTGGCCGTGTCCATCCTGGCCGTCGTCACCGAGGGCGGGATGGTGGCGATCGGCCCCGAGTGGGGCGTCGCCGATGTCGTCCTGGCCAGCGCCGGGCCCGCCGAGGTGCACGCGCGGCTGCGGCTGCTCGCCGCCCGGACGGGGGCCTCGGCGAACGCCGGCCTGATCAGCCTGGGTGACCTCACCATCGAGGAGGACACCTACACGGCCCGGCTGCGCGGGC
Proteins encoded in this window:
- a CDS encoding FABP family protein, with the protein product MTDPAPGAQRGSGDAAVEAALRRSAGTAALNLEDVPTLPIEGDTANLRLGAELNPACHVLLPLVGVWRGEGEWNYPTLDVPRRYGQQITISHDGREFLRHEAITWLLPVPAPVADGDDETAAGDVAAAESAEKPEPADRPEPAAREVGWWRPQPDGTIELVIAHSEGVVELFYGTSRTLTSWTFGSDAVIRTASAPEVTGASRLYGIVDGKLAYVEERATAEHELQPHTSALLERIIG
- a CDS encoding putative leader peptide, which translates into the protein MGPLLTSRRAVDLVRVGSALCCPSGHQV
- a CDS encoding sulfurtransferase; this encodes MSREDSLVTTAWAQDNLDTPGLVFVEVDEDTSAYDTGHLPGAVKINWKTELQDAVRRDFVDREGFEKLLSSKGISNDDTVVLYGGNNNWFAAYALWYFKLYGHDAVKLIDGGRKKWELDGRPLTTDVSQRTPTSYTAAEQDLSIRAFRDEVVAAIGTQNLVDVRSPDEFSGKLLAPAHLPQEQAQRGGHIPTALNVPWSKAANEDGTFKSDAELAELYGSVGLDDSKDTIAYCRIGERSSHTWFVLAELLGKKNVKNYDGSWTEYGSLIGVPVKTGAES
- a CDS encoding winged helix-turn-helix transcriptional regulator, encoding MDLLLLTGDPTSAGVLPALDLLPVRLRAAAPEAASLVTSGPYDLVLLDARHDLAAARTLCRLLGADGLAVSILAVVTEGGMVAIGPEWGVADVVLASAGPAEVHARLRLLAARTGASANAGLISLGDLTIEEDTYTARLRGRPLELTYKEFELLKFLAQHPGRVFTREQLVTEVWGYDFFGGTRTVDVHVRRLRAKLGSEHESLIGTVRNVGYKMVPPARSLRRDESTSSSSSA
- a CDS encoding LmeA family phospholipid-binding protein encodes the protein MPQSVMRKLIVAAVVLLVLLVGADVGGRLIAQREISKAIERQLTVGEPVSTRIHGFSFLWQALQGNYDALTLTVNRLEVPQIRNADVAIDLRDITLPLSDALSGNTDNLAAATGTARVVISAADLSAAAGGRALTLAPAADGAIAVTTTAEVLGQTVGITATVDASVVDDVLTLRVEGLGAGADGPALPSDLTASLNGDLSLSVPLAGLPFPITGATASVVDGDLVLSAAAADIRAADLR
- a CDS encoding DUF1416 domain-containing protein, with the protein product MCGAPEQTLDLPPGTNTVDQAVLQGKVLHGADPVGGAFVRLLDGTGEFTAEVVSSPAGDFRFYAAPGSWTVRALSRSGNGQASVTTATGVYSVDVVLD